Proteins encoded together in one Streptomyces umbrinus window:
- a CDS encoding acyl-CoA carboxylase epsilon subunit, translating into MIKVVRGNPTPEELAAALAVVQARAAAAATSPPGATQERPAWSDPSRVAQRRLPTPGPRTWARTFWPG; encoded by the coding sequence ATGATCAAGGTCGTAAGGGGCAACCCGACCCCCGAGGAGCTGGCCGCCGCACTGGCGGTGGTCCAGGCCCGCGCCGCGGCGGCGGCAACATCCCCGCCCGGTGCGACACAGGAACGCCCGGCATGGTCCGACCCGTCCCGGGTGGCCCAGAGGCGCCTGCCAACACCGGGGCCACGAACATGGGCCCGCACCTTCTGGCCCGGTTAG
- a CDS encoding SGNH/GDSL hydrolase family protein, translating to MFTTAWTASPQLPSTGFTPNWSQEGFWRQSLRQVVRLGAGGDRIRIRLSNAYGTSPLRIAGATVARTARGAAVRTDSVRRLTFAGSDSVAVPARGEIIGDAAELALESGESVTVTLHLDAVTGPATFHAQAFATSYRGAGDLLEDTGGEAFEEVSESWYFLSGVDVSAGRTDAVALFGDSITDGFGSTPGANRRWSDALAERTGRPVLNAGIGGNLLLNDSAWYGEKGVRRVERDVFALAGVDTLVVLLGLNDIGFSETDEQPTYRPAPLVEVGELVAGHRELIRLARERGVRAVGATLLPFGGSDHWGERAAKVSHEVNEWIRCSGEYDAVVDLHRALGDPDSPDVLCGAYDFGDHLHPNDAGYAVMAEAVAVVL from the coding sequence GTGTTCACCACCGCCTGGACCGCCTCGCCCCAGCTGCCCAGCACGGGCTTCACGCCCAACTGGTCGCAGGAGGGCTTCTGGCGTCAGTCCCTGCGTCAGGTCGTCCGCCTCGGCGCGGGCGGCGACCGGATCCGTATCCGCCTCTCGAACGCGTACGGGACCTCGCCGCTCCGGATCGCGGGCGCGACGGTCGCCCGTACGGCCCGCGGAGCCGCCGTGCGAACGGACTCGGTCCGACGGCTCACCTTCGCGGGGTCCGACTCCGTCGCAGTGCCGGCGCGCGGGGAGATCATCGGCGACGCGGCCGAACTCGCCCTGGAGTCAGGCGAATCCGTGACGGTCACCCTCCATCTGGACGCCGTCACCGGGCCCGCCACCTTCCATGCGCAGGCCTTCGCCACCAGCTACCGGGGTGCGGGCGACCTCCTGGAGGACACCGGGGGCGAGGCCTTCGAAGAGGTCAGCGAGTCCTGGTACTTCCTGTCCGGCGTCGACGTCTCAGCGGGACGTACGGACGCCGTGGCCCTGTTCGGCGACTCGATCACCGACGGGTTCGGGTCCACGCCCGGTGCGAACCGGCGCTGGTCCGACGCCCTCGCCGAGCGCACGGGGCGGCCCGTCCTCAACGCGGGCATCGGCGGGAACCTGCTGCTCAACGACTCGGCCTGGTACGGGGAGAAGGGCGTCCGGCGCGTGGAGCGGGACGTGTTCGCGCTCGCGGGCGTCGACACGCTCGTCGTTCTGCTGGGGCTCAACGACATCGGCTTCAGCGAGACGGACGAGCAGCCGACGTATCGGCCCGCGCCGCTTGTGGAGGTGGGTGAACTCGTCGCGGGGCACCGGGAGTTGATACGGCTTGCTCGGGAGCGGGGGGTTCGGGCCGTGGGGGCGACCCTGCTTCCCTTCGGCGGGTCCGATCACTGGGGGGAGCGGGCGGCGAAGGTGAGTCATGAGGTGAACGAGTGGATTCGGTGCTCGGGGGAGTACGACGCGGTTGTCGATCTCCACCGGGCGCTGGGGGATCCTGACTCGCCGGATGTGCTGTGCGGTGCGTACGACTTCGGCGATCACCTGCACCCGAATGATGCCGGGTACGCGGTGATGGCCGAAGCCGTTGCTGTGGTTCTTTGA
- the mmpB gene encoding morphogenic membrane protein MmpB, whose protein sequence is MLWSDPENEPPKELRDMQDMLRRLGVLLALAAVLAMIVLGVM, encoded by the coding sequence ATGCTGTGGTCCGACCCGGAGAACGAGCCGCCCAAGGAACTGCGCGACATGCAGGACATGTTGCGGCGACTGGGCGTTCTCCTCGCGCTGGCCGCGGTGCTCGCGATGATCGTGCTCGGCGTGATGTGA
- a CDS encoding Maf family protein — MTDQPRRRLVLASQSPARLGLLRQAGLAPEVIVSGVDEDAVTAPTPAELALALAEAKASVVAARPEVKGALVIGCDSVLDLDGEALGKPADAEEATARWKAMRGRAGTLQTGHCVWDTTAGRHTSGVASTVVRFGEPSDAEIAAYVASGEPLHVAGAFTLDGRSAPFIDGIDGDHGNVIGISLPLVRRLLAELGVGITELWTPREK; from the coding sequence ATGACTGATCAGCCACGCCGCCGACTCGTCCTCGCCTCCCAGTCCCCCGCCCGGCTCGGACTGCTGCGGCAGGCCGGACTCGCCCCCGAGGTCATCGTCAGCGGGGTCGACGAGGACGCCGTGACCGCCCCGACCCCCGCCGAACTGGCACTCGCGCTGGCCGAGGCGAAGGCGTCCGTGGTGGCGGCGAGGCCGGAGGTCAAGGGTGCCCTGGTGATCGGCTGCGACTCGGTGCTCGACCTGGACGGCGAGGCGCTCGGCAAGCCCGCCGACGCCGAGGAGGCGACCGCGCGCTGGAAGGCGATGCGCGGCCGCGCGGGCACACTCCAGACCGGGCACTGCGTATGGGACACGACGGCCGGGCGCCACACCTCGGGGGTCGCCTCCACCGTGGTCCGCTTCGGCGAGCCGAGCGACGCCGAGATCGCCGCGTACGTCGCCTCGGGCGAGCCCCTCCATGTCGCGGGGGCGTTCACGCTCGACGGCCGCTCCGCCCCGTTCATCGACGGCATCGACGGCGACCACGGCAACGTCATCGGGATCTCGCTGCCGTTGGTACGCCGTCTGCTGGCCGAACTGGGCGTCGGCATCACGGAGTTGTGGACCCCGCGCGAGAAGTGA
- a CDS encoding acetyl/propionyl/methylcrotonyl-CoA carboxylase subunit alpha: protein MRKVLIANRGEIAVRVARACRDAGIASVAVYAEPDRDALHVRAADEAFALGGDTPATSYLDMAKVLQAAKDSGADAIHPGYGFLSENADFAQAVLDAGLIWIGPPPQAIRDLGDKVAARHIAQRAGAPLVAGTPDPVSGAEEVVAFAEQHGLPIAIKAAFGGGGRGLKVARTLEEVPELYDSAVREAVAAFGRGECFVERYLDKPRHVETQCLADSHGNVVVVSTRDCSLQRRHQKLVEEAPAPFLSDEQVAELYSSSKAILKEAGYVGAGTVEFLVGTDGTISFLEVNTRLQVEHPVTEEVAGIDLVREMFRIADGEELGYGDPELRGHSFEFRINGEDPGRNFLPAPGTVTVFAPPSGPGVRLDAGVESGSVIGPAWDSLLAKLIVTGATREQALQRAARALAEFNVEGMATAIPFHRAVVKDPAFAPELTGSADPFTVHTRWIETEFVNEIKPFAAPADTEVEDEPGRETVVVEVGGKRLEVSLPVSLGMSLARTGLAAGAKPKRRAAKKSGPAASGDTLASPMQGTIVKVAVEEGQEVKEGDLVVVLEAMKMEQPLNAHRSGTVKALSAEVGASVTSGALICEIKD from the coding sequence GTGCGCAAGGTGTTGATCGCCAACCGTGGCGAAATCGCTGTTCGTGTCGCCCGGGCGTGCCGAGACGCCGGTATCGCGAGCGTGGCGGTGTACGCCGAGCCGGACCGGGACGCACTGCATGTGCGGGCCGCGGACGAGGCGTTCGCGCTGGGCGGTGACACCCCCGCGACCAGCTACCTCGACATGGCCAAGGTGCTGCAGGCCGCCAAGGACTCCGGCGCGGACGCCATCCACCCCGGCTACGGCTTCCTTTCCGAGAACGCCGACTTCGCCCAGGCCGTCCTGGACGCCGGGCTGATCTGGATCGGCCCGCCGCCGCAGGCGATTCGCGACCTGGGTGACAAGGTCGCCGCCCGGCACATCGCGCAGCGCGCCGGTGCCCCGCTGGTGGCCGGCACCCCGGACCCGGTGTCGGGCGCCGAGGAGGTCGTGGCCTTCGCCGAGCAGCACGGCCTGCCGATCGCCATCAAGGCGGCCTTCGGCGGCGGGGGTCGCGGCCTGAAGGTCGCCCGCACCCTGGAAGAAGTCCCCGAGCTGTACGACTCGGCCGTCCGCGAGGCGGTGGCCGCCTTCGGGCGCGGCGAGTGCTTCGTGGAGCGCTACCTCGACAAGCCGCGGCACGTGGAGACCCAGTGCCTGGCCGACAGCCACGGCAACGTGGTCGTCGTGTCGACGCGTGACTGCTCGCTGCAGCGCCGGCACCAGAAGCTGGTCGAGGAGGCGCCCGCACCGTTCCTCTCCGACGAGCAGGTCGCCGAGCTGTACTCCTCCTCGAAGGCCATCCTCAAGGAGGCCGGTTACGTCGGCGCCGGCACCGTCGAGTTCCTGGTCGGCACGGACGGCACGATCTCCTTCCTGGAGGTCAACACCCGTCTGCAGGTGGAGCACCCGGTGACCGAGGAGGTCGCCGGAATCGACCTGGTCCGCGAGATGTTCCGCATCGCCGACGGCGAGGAGCTCGGCTACGGCGACCCGGAACTGCGCGGCCACTCCTTCGAGTTCCGCATCAACGGCGAGGACCCGGGCCGCAACTTCCTGCCCGCCCCCGGCACGGTGACGGTGTTCGCCCCGCCGTCGGGTCCGGGTGTGCGGCTGGACGCGGGCGTGGAGAGCGGTTCGGTCATCGGCCCGGCCTGGGACTCCCTGCTCGCCAAGCTGATCGTCACCGGCGCCACCCGCGAGCAGGCCCTGCAGCGGGCCGCCCGCGCGCTGGCCGAGTTCAACGTCGAGGGCATGGCGACCGCGATCCCCTTCCACCGCGCGGTGGTGAAGGACCCGGCGTTCGCCCCCGAACTGACCGGCTCCGCCGACCCGTTCACGGTCCACACCCGCTGGATCGAGACCGAGTTCGTCAACGAGATCAAGCCGTTCGCGGCTCCCGCGGACACCGAGGTGGAGGACGAGCCGGGCCGCGAGACGGTCGTCGTCGAGGTCGGCGGCAAGCGCCTGGAAGTCTCCCTGCCGGTCTCCCTGGGCATGTCCCTGGCCCGTACGGGCCTCGCGGCCGGTGCCAAGCCCAAGCGCCGCGCGGCCAAGAAGTCCGGCCCGGCCGCCTCCGGCGACACCCTCGCCTCCCCCATGCAGGGCACCATCGTCAAGGTCGCCGTCGAGGAGGGCCAGGAGGTCAAGGAAGGCGACCTCGTCGTCGTCCTGGAAGCCATGAAGATGGAACAGCCCCTCAACGCCCACCGCTCCGGCACCGTCAAGGCCCTGTCCGCCGAAGTCGGCGCCTCCGTCACCTCCGGCGCCCTCATCTGCGAGATCAAGGACTGA